A segment of the Staphylococcus ratti genome:
TTGATCTTTCATCAAAGAAATGAGTGGGCTAATCACAAGTGTCGTACCCCCGAGCATCAAACCGGGGACTTGATAACAAATGGATTTCCCGCCACCCGTAGGTAACACACCTAATGTATGATGCTGATTAAGTACATTTGTAATAATTTCTTTTTGTCCTGGACGAAAACGCGTATATCCAAAATAATGTGACAGTGTTTGTTCCATTTTATCCCTCTTACTGTTCAATAATTTCTTCAAGTTCACTCCATCTCGTGATGTCTGCTTCATATTGTGTTTCTAAACTTTGCTTTTCATCGTTTAATTGTTTGATAGCCCCATAATCTGCATGCGCTTCTATCATTTCTTGCTCTATTTCTGTTAAACGGCTCTCCGTCTCATCGATACGTGTTAACAATATTTCATACTCCCGTTTTTCTTTATACGATAAACCTTTACTTTTCTTTTTAGTCGCATCAGATTTTTCTACATTCACTTTGGAAGGTTGCTTGGCTAATTCTAAAGCTTTCTTATAGCTCATATAATCCTCAAATTGTCCTAAAACAACTTCAATTTGATTATCATGAATATACCAATAACGGTCGACGACTTTATTTAAGAAATAGCGATCGTGACTGACTGTAATCACAGTACCGCCAAAAGTTTGAATATAATCCTCTAATATCGTTAACGTTTCAGTATCTAAATCGTTTGTAGGCTCGTCTAAAATTAAAACATTCGGCTGATGTACGAGTAATTTTAGTAAATACAGTCGCTTTTGTTCCCCACCGGATAGTTTGTAAACTTTCTTTCCATGCGTCGCGCTCGGAAAAAGAAATTGTTCTAACAACTGTGTCACTGAGACTAACGTGCCATCCTTTTGACGTGCCAATTCACTTTCTTCACGTAAAAAGTCAATAACACGAATATCACGATTAAGTCGTTCATCCGTTTGTTTAAAATATGCAATTTTGACAGTTTGTCCTACTTTTAATGTGCCATTAAAATCAGAATCCAAACCCGCTAAAATATTGAGAAGTGTTGTTTTTCCTGCACCATTTGGACCTACAATGCCAATTTGCATTCCCTTTTGGACAATGGTAGAAAAATCACGGAATAAGCATTTTTCTCCAATTGATTTAGAAATATTTTCAAGTTCAAATACTTGTTTTCCAAGCCTAGAATACGCTAAGTTAAGTTCCCCTTTATCTTGTGTTTTATGCGACTTGACCTGTTGTTCAAGGTTTTGAAAACGCTCTTTACGTGCTTGTTGTTTGGTTGTACGTGCCTTCACTCCAGCACGCATCCATTCTAATTCTTGCTTGTATAAAGCACGTTGCTTAGTTTGCTGCTTCTGTTCAATTTCGTCGCGTTCTGAACGCATCGCAATATATGCTTCATAATTTCCAGGATAGGAATGAAGTCGCCCGTCTTTTAAATCGACAATACGTGTCGCCACTTCATTTAAAAAGTAGCGATCATGCGTAACAAACATCACTGTTTTAGGGTAAGATTTAACAAAATTAATGAGCCATTGAATAGATTCAAAATCGAGGTGGTTTGTAGGCTCATCAAGTAATAATAAATCTGGCTTTTCAATAAGTGTACGT
Coding sequences within it:
- a CDS encoding ABC-F family ATP-binding cassette domain-containing protein — encoded protein: MEAFKIEHLNKSYADKVIFDNLALSISNQERIGLVGINGTGKSSLLKVIAGLDEDFTADLIYPKQYKIRYAAQKEALDLEASVYDVVYEAETDALKTIKRYEEAVSRYSAQPTDQALDEMMSAQADMDAQGVWDYSAEIKTILSKLGINDTNQKVSALSGGQQKRVILARTLIEKPDLLLLDEPTNHLDFESIQWLINFVKSYPKTVMFVTHDRYFLNEVATRIVDLKDGRLHSYPGNYEAYIAMRSERDEIEQKQQTKQRALYKQELEWMRAGVKARTTKQQARKERFQNLEQQVKSHKTQDKGELNLAYSRLGKQVFELENISKSIGEKCLFRDFSTIVQKGMQIGIVGPNGAGKTTLLNILAGLDSDFNGTLKVGQTVKIAYFKQTDERLNRDIRVIDFLREESELARQKDGTLVSVTQLLEQFLFPSATHGKKVYKLSGGEQKRLYLLKLLVHQPNVLILDEPTNDLDTETLTILEDYIQTFGGTVITVSHDRYFLNKVVDRYWYIHDNQIEVVLGQFEDYMSYKKALELAKQPSKVNVEKSDATKKKSKGLSYKEKREYEILLTRIDETESRLTEIEQEMIEAHADYGAIKQLNDEKQSLETQYEADITRWSELEEIIEQ